In Armatimonadota bacterium, the following are encoded in one genomic region:
- a CDS encoding DUF6036 family nucleotidyltransferase, whose translation MHEPSTHSALLARIGSTLEARGIPYMVIGGHAAILYGEPRLTRDIDITLGVGPDRLGELLEIVRMAGLVPAPGAQELALRNYVLPCSDAATGIDVDLILSVSAYEQEALARARTVALGSAGVRFASVDDVLIHKIVAGRPRDIEDARAILAKTPSLDRPYLLRWLQEFERTLSSPLVRRFRELEAEVHPEA comes from the coding sequence ATGCACGAGCCATCAACGCACTCCGCGCTCCTGGCAAGAATCGGCTCGACCCTTGAAGCCCGTGGCATTCCGTACATGGTCATCGGCGGCCATGCCGCCATCCTCTACGGCGAACCCCGTCTGACCCGCGATATAGACATCACGCTGGGCGTGGGCCCCGATCGCCTGGGGGAATTGCTGGAGATCGTGCGCATGGCCGGTCTCGTACCGGCCCCGGGGGCGCAGGAGCTGGCGCTGAGGAATTACGTGCTTCCCTGCTCGGACGCCGCGACGGGGATCGACGTTGATCTCATCCTGTCCGTCTCAGCTTACGAACAGGAGGCTCTGGCGCGCGCCCGTACGGTGGCCCTCGGGAGCGCGGGTGTGCGCTTCGCGTCTGTTGACGACGTGCTCATCCACAAGATCGTCGCCGGGCGCCCCAGGGATATCGAAGACGCACGCGCCATCCTGGCCAAGACGCCCTCTCTCGACCGCCCCTACCTGCTGCGATGGTTGCAGGAGTTCGAGCGCACGTTATCGTCGCCCCTGGTGAGGCGCTTCAGGGAGTTGGAGGCGGAGGTTCACCCAGAAGCCTGA
- a CDS encoding DUF5666 domain-containing protein, translating to MPLPRQPVLPAAALCVILLAEVALGAPAGLQPYALSGVVLKVGTGVLTVRLETGGTVTLRLLPGTALPAAVGGLAAGARVRVWALAVPRGMPVALRLMLLGGAVAAGVERDGGILRGVVVGRDGSMVSVLREDNVLTTVVVTGATVVSGVLASHAIVEVDGARNSDGSFSARVLRVLFDPRTATRMSGRITLYWAEVGFALSGGAVVALRDDTWILRGMVLRSSRALAPGTVVTVLGTGAPPYIAARVVDIRL from the coding sequence ATGCCCCTCCCTCGCCAGCCCGTCCTGCCGGCCGCAGCTCTTTGCGTCATCCTCCTGGCAGAGGTTGCCCTGGGCGCGCCTGCGGGCCTCCAGCCCTACGCCCTCAGCGGGGTCGTGCTGAAGGTGGGCACAGGGGTGCTCACGGTGCGCCTGGAGACAGGGGGGACGGTTACGCTCCGCCTCCTTCCGGGGACAGCCCTTCCCGCTGCCGTCGGGGGCCTGGCGGCAGGTGCGCGGGTGCGGGTGTGGGCACTGGCGGTCCCCCGCGGGATGCCGGTGGCCCTGCGCCTGATGCTGCTGGGAGGGGCGGTGGCCGCGGGGGTGGAGCGCGACGGGGGGATCCTCCGGGGAGTGGTGGTTGGGCGAGACGGCAGCATGGTCTCGGTCCTGAGGGAGGACAACGTGCTCACCACCGTGGTCGTCACCGGGGCCACCGTCGTCTCTGGTGTCCTCGCTTCCCACGCCATCGTGGAGGTGGACGGAGCGCGGAACTCCGACGGCTCGTTCAGCGCCAGGGTCCTGAGGGTTCTGTTCGATCCCCGCACGGCCACGCGGATGAGCGGCCGGATCACCCTGTACTGGGCGGAGGTGGGCTTCGCCCTTTCGGGTGGCGCCGTGGTGGCACTGCGCGACGACACCTGGATCTTGCGGGGGATGGTCCTGCGGTCGTCCCGGGCACTGGCGCCGGGGACGGTGGTTACGGTCCTGGGCACCGGGGCGCCGCCCTACATCGCTGCCCGGGTGGTGGACATCCGCCTCTAG
- a CDS encoding sigma-E factor regulatory protein RseB domain-containing protein, whose protein sequence is MTCRAATLAALILLPAGALWLWQQPASGRQAGGGPDRAAAVLYSALAAPALIDYEGTKFISARRGDRVETVVVLEAHKRPNQSRLEFLSPETLAGRLVVDSGVEAWHYEPSLHTVFQGPSLARVGRPAEQLRALQAAYRLVLAGAEDVIGRPTFVLGLESRSGEGRRLLWIDQATGVPLRVEERSGARGVYVAYFTRVSFSLNLPPALFRFRAPAGARTFALFAAEGEGVTLEAVQRAVGFRVRTPGTLPPGVRFDRAQTVRYGPLAAAALRYTHGTAPISVFQVPAQRVDGRAWGTTGEAVTLGKFSLRVVEMGDLRLLTWEEGGLRLVVVGAQPRAVLLSLAAQLSGR, encoded by the coding sequence ATGACCTGTCGCGCGGCCACCCTGGCCGCCCTGATACTGCTGCCGGCTGGGGCGCTGTGGCTCTGGCAGCAGCCAGCAAGCGGGCGACAGGCGGGAGGTGGACCGGACCGGGCAGCGGCCGTCCTCTACAGTGCTCTGGCGGCGCCGGCCCTGATCGACTACGAGGGGACAAAGTTCATCTCTGCCCGCCGCGGCGACCGCGTGGAGACCGTGGTAGTCCTGGAGGCGCACAAGCGACCCAACCAGAGCCGCCTGGAGTTCCTCTCCCCGGAGACGCTGGCCGGCCGTCTGGTGGTGGACAGTGGCGTCGAGGCGTGGCACTACGAGCCCTCCCTGCACACGGTGTTCCAGGGACCGTCCCTGGCTCGCGTCGGCCGGCCGGCGGAGCAGCTCCGCGCGCTGCAGGCGGCCTACCGATTGGTGCTGGCAGGCGCGGAGGATGTGATCGGCCGGCCTACCTTCGTCCTGGGGCTGGAATCCAGGAGCGGGGAGGGTCGCCGCCTCCTGTGGATCGACCAGGCTACGGGCGTGCCGCTGCGGGTGGAGGAGCGCAGCGGTGCCCGGGGCGTGTACGTGGCATACTTCACCCGCGTGTCCTTCAGCCTGAACCTGCCGCCGGCTCTCTTCCGCTTCCGCGCGCCCGCCGGTGCGCGGACCTTCGCCCTCTTCGCTGCGGAGGGCGAGGGGGTGACGCTGGAGGCGGTGCAGCGCGCTGTGGGCTTCCGCGTGCGCACGCCCGGCACGCTGCCGCCGGGAGTGCGCTTTGACCGGGCCCAGACCGTGCGCTATGGTCCCCTGGCTGCCGCCGCCCTGCGCTACACGCACGGAACCGCACCCATCTCCGTCTTCCAGGTTCCGGCACAGAGGGTGGACGGGCGGGCCTGGGGAACCACCGGCGAGGCGGTGACCCTTGGGAAGTTCTCCCTGCGTGTGGTGGAAATGGGGGATCTCCGCCTGCTGACGTGGGAGGAAGGAGGGCTGCGCCTGGTGGTGGTGGGCGCCCAGCCGCGGGCTGTGCTGCTGTCGCTGGCCGCGCAGCTCTCCGGCCGCTGA
- a CDS encoding zf-HC2 domain-containing protein, whose translation MPHHTERQLSAYLDREVTPEEEAAVRRHLSGCPSCQEELSRLERVRRLLAGLPERPLPESFWPELRSALGGRREPPWQSLFAGRRIRPAAALAAAAVVVLLLLVPLARGRIDRLRAAEFGLDLFVREHALAAAADPLADRAYLALLVTDANLRIVGQPRGVVQR comes from the coding sequence GTGCCACACCACACGGAACGGCAGCTTTCAGCCTACCTCGACCGGGAGGTGACCCCGGAGGAGGAGGCGGCCGTCCGCCGCCACCTGTCCGGCTGCCCCTCCTGCCAGGAGGAGCTCTCGCGCCTGGAGCGGGTGCGTCGTCTGCTGGCCGGCCTGCCCGAGCGCCCTCTGCCGGAGTCCTTCTGGCCGGAGCTGCGATCGGCGCTGGGCGGCCGGAGGGAGCCACCCTGGCAGAGCTTGTTCGCCGGACGGCGCATCCGCCCGGCGGCGGCCCTGGCCGCGGCTGCCGTGGTGGTCCTGCTGTTGCTGGTGCCGCTGGCCCGCGGACGCATCGACCGGCTGCGAGCCGCCGAGTTCGGCCTCGACCTGTTCGTTCGCGAGCACGCGCTGGCCGCCGCCGCCGACCCTCTCGCCGACCGGGCCTACCTGGCGCTGCTGGTGACCGACGCCAACCTCCGGATCGTCGGGCAGCCGCGCGGGGTGGTGCAGCGATGA
- a CDS encoding sigma-70 family RNA polymerase sigma factor translates to MGDERSLTAEELAAYEALVHRYGSYVYNIAYRMCGSDADAKDLAQEAFLRVFRAFRRIDPAAALEPWLYRIVSNLYIDLVRRQPKGRVESLFAPIPSPEGEVTREWPAPDADSPQAALDARMDATVQQALLALPPDLRMAVVLSDIEGFSYEEISRVMGVPLGTVKSRLHRARKTLQERLAPLLGERSPERPRARPVPEVPAGGEEVP, encoded by the coding sequence GTGGGGGACGAACGATCCCTGACGGCGGAGGAGCTCGCCGCCTACGAGGCGCTGGTCCACAGGTACGGGTCCTACGTGTACAACATCGCCTACCGGATGTGCGGCAGCGACGCCGACGCCAAGGACCTGGCGCAGGAGGCATTTCTGCGGGTATTTCGAGCCTTCCGCCGCATCGACCCGGCGGCGGCACTGGAACCCTGGCTGTACCGCATCGTCAGCAACCTCTACATCGACCTGGTGCGCAGGCAGCCGAAGGGACGGGTGGAGTCACTCTTCGCGCCCATTCCCTCCCCCGAAGGCGAGGTCACCCGGGAGTGGCCGGCACCGGACGCCGACTCTCCCCAGGCGGCCCTGGACGCCCGGATGGACGCCACGGTGCAGCAGGCCCTGCTGGCGCTGCCGCCCGACCTGCGCATGGCCGTCGTCCTCAGCGACATCGAGGGGTTCTCCTACGAGGAGATCTCGCGCGTGATGGGGGTCCCGCTGGGGACGGTGAAGTCCCGGCTGCACCGGGCACGGAAGACCCTGCAGGAGCGCCTGGCTCCACTACTGGGTGAGCGCTCCCCGGAACGCCCAAGGGCCCGCCCCGTCCCGGAGGTCCCTGCGGGCGGAGAGGAGGTCCCCTGA
- a CDS encoding helix-hairpin-helix domain-containing protein produces METGEPRPLRREQIALALVAGVTLLVVGRLWMRRPAGEVSLLPPSPTPAALLVHVVGEVVVPGIYRLPPGARWSDALQAARGPTFLADLKAVNLAQPLRDGERVLIPRVPEPVLPEGAEGVDAGATAGAAAPPPGPLDPNTASAAELEALPGIGPVLARRIVEHRRAHGRFERLEDLLEVEGIGPRMLERLRPLLRLR; encoded by the coding sequence GTGGAGACCGGCGAGCCGCGTCCCCTGCGGCGAGAGCAGATCGCTCTGGCCCTGGTGGCCGGGGTGACGTTGCTGGTGGTCGGCCGGCTATGGATGCGCCGGCCAGCGGGGGAGGTTTCCCTGCTGCCGCCTTCCCCCACGCCGGCCGCGCTGCTGGTGCACGTGGTCGGGGAGGTGGTGGTGCCCGGCATCTACCGGCTTCCCCCGGGGGCACGCTGGTCCGATGCGCTGCAGGCGGCCCGTGGGCCGACGTTTCTCGCCGACCTGAAGGCGGTTAACCTGGCCCAGCCCCTGCGCGACGGAGAGCGTGTGCTTATCCCCCGGGTGCCCGAGCCCGTGCTGCCGGAGGGGGCGGAGGGGGTAGACGCGGGCGCCACAGCCGGGGCTGCCGCGCCTCCCCCCGGGCCGCTGGATCCAAACACCGCCAGCGCCGCCGAGCTGGAGGCGCTCCCGGGAATCGGGCCCGTCCTGGCGCGGCGAATCGTGGAGCACCGGCGCGCTCACGGAAGGTTCGAGCGCCTGGAGGACCTGTTGGAGGTGGAGGGGATCGGCCCCAGAATGCTGGAGCGGCTGCGGCCGCTGCTGCGGCTGCGGTAG
- the leuS gene encoding leucine--tRNA ligase yields the protein MADRYTPQGMEQKWQARWEADRLYHAPDFDPRPKYYFLTMYPYPSGDLHIGHWYAMAPSDAAARFKRMQGYNVLFPIGFDAFGLPAENAAIQHGIHPYTWTMDNIERMRRQLRSMGASWDWEREVVTCDPGYYKWNQWFFLKMYQRGLAYRALAPVDWCPQDNTTLAREQVVGEDRVCERCGTPVVKKNLEQWFLKITAYADELLDFSHIDWPERVKVLQQNWIGRSGGVEFSLPVRDHPGRSFAVFTTRPDTVYGMTFAVLAPEHPLVDELTAPERRAEVEAYKFKAARASDIERLSTEKERDGVFIGAYAINPMNGESVPIFVADYVLLSYGTGAIQGVPAHDQRDFEFARRYGLPIRVVVAPPGWRGEELERAYLDEGIMVNSGPFDGLPSPEGWQRIADEMERRGVGRRMVTYRLHDWLISRQRYWGTPIPIIYCQTCGTVPVPEEDLPVLLPYDAEFRPTGESPLRYHEAFRKVRCPRCGGEDAERETDTMDTFIDSSWYQYRYLSPHDQTRPFDPEVGRYWLPVDQYTGGIEHAVMHLLYTRFWTKVMRDLGLVDFDEPMLRLYNQGIVLGPDGQRMSKSRGNVVDPDEQVRRYGADTVRGYLMFMRPWHEGGPWDPKGIEGVHRWLHRVWGLVTDPVPQDTRADAGISLREVRHRTHATVKRVTEDLEHFRFNTAMAALMEFTNFLHSVKGTPSGSGPVWEEAIQALLLMLAPFVPHIAEELWARTGRPYSIHQQAWPQYDPELARAEEVTLVIQVNGKVRDRLQVPFDISAEEAKRLALESERVRRVLDGRPPSDVIVVPGRLVNVVVR from the coding sequence ATGGCAGACCGATACACGCCCCAGGGCATGGAGCAGAAGTGGCAGGCCCGCTGGGAAGCTGACCGGCTGTACCACGCGCCGGACTTCGACCCCCGCCCCAAGTACTACTTCCTGACCATGTATCCCTACCCGTCGGGGGACCTGCACATCGGGCACTGGTACGCCATGGCCCCCAGCGACGCCGCCGCCCGCTTCAAGCGCATGCAGGGCTACAACGTCCTGTTTCCCATCGGCTTCGACGCCTTCGGCCTGCCGGCGGAGAACGCGGCCATCCAGCACGGCATCCATCCCTACACCTGGACCATGGACAACATCGAACGGATGCGCCGCCAGCTGCGTTCCATGGGCGCGTCCTGGGACTGGGAGCGGGAGGTCGTCACCTGCGACCCCGGCTACTACAAGTGGAACCAGTGGTTCTTCCTGAAGATGTACCAGCGCGGGCTGGCCTACCGTGCCCTGGCTCCCGTGGACTGGTGCCCGCAGGACAACACCACCCTGGCCCGCGAGCAGGTGGTGGGGGAGGACCGGGTCTGCGAGCGCTGCGGTACGCCGGTGGTGAAGAAGAATCTGGAGCAGTGGTTCCTCAAGATCACCGCCTACGCCGACGAGCTGCTGGATTTCAGCCACATCGACTGGCCGGAGCGGGTGAAGGTGCTGCAGCAGAACTGGATCGGCCGCAGCGGGGGCGTGGAGTTCTCCCTGCCCGTGCGGGACCACCCGGGCAGGTCCTTTGCCGTCTTCACCACGCGGCCGGACACCGTCTACGGGATGACCTTCGCCGTGCTGGCGCCAGAGCACCCTCTGGTGGATGAGCTGACGGCTCCGGAGCGGCGGGCGGAAGTGGAAGCCTACAAGTTCAAGGCGGCGCGCGCCTCGGACATCGAGCGCCTGTCTACGGAGAAGGAGCGGGACGGTGTCTTCATCGGCGCTTACGCCATTAATCCCATGAACGGTGAGTCCGTGCCCATCTTTGTGGCCGACTACGTCCTGCTCTCCTACGGCACGGGCGCCATTCAGGGCGTCCCCGCCCACGACCAGCGGGACTTCGAGTTCGCCCGCAGGTACGGGCTGCCCATCCGGGTGGTGGTGGCGCCGCCGGGGTGGCGGGGCGAGGAGCTGGAGCGCGCCTACCTGGACGAGGGGATCATGGTCAACTCCGGTCCTTTCGACGGCCTGCCCAGTCCCGAAGGGTGGCAGCGCATCGCCGACGAGATGGAGCGCCGAGGTGTGGGCCGGCGCATGGTCACCTACCGGCTGCACGACTGGCTGATCAGCCGACAGCGGTACTGGGGGACGCCCATTCCGATTATCTATTGTCAGACCTGCGGGACAGTGCCGGTGCCGGAAGAGGACCTGCCGGTTCTTCTGCCGTACGACGCGGAATTCCGCCCCACGGGAGAGTCGCCGCTCCGCTACCACGAAGCCTTCCGGAAGGTGCGTTGTCCCCGCTGTGGGGGGGAGGACGCCGAGCGGGAGACCGACACCATGGACACCTTCATCGACTCCTCCTGGTACCAGTACCGCTACCTCAGCCCGCACGACCAGACTCGACCCTTCGACCCGGAGGTGGGGCGCTACTGGCTGCCGGTGGACCAGTACACGGGCGGTATCGAGCACGCGGTGATGCACCTGCTGTACACCCGCTTCTGGACCAAGGTAATGCGGGACCTGGGGCTGGTGGACTTCGACGAGCCCATGCTGCGCCTGTACAACCAGGGGATCGTCCTGGGGCCCGACGGGCAGCGCATGAGCAAGTCGCGGGGTAACGTGGTCGACCCTGACGAGCAGGTGCGCCGGTACGGCGCAGACACGGTCCGGGGCTATCTGATGTTCATGCGGCCCTGGCACGAGGGAGGCCCCTGGGACCCCAAAGGCATTGAGGGGGTGCACCGCTGGCTGCACCGCGTCTGGGGGCTGGTCACTGACCCCGTGCCGCAGGACACCCGCGCCGACGCCGGTATCTCCCTGCGGGAGGTGCGCCACCGCACCCACGCTACCGTCAAGCGGGTCACGGAAGACCTGGAGCACTTTCGCTTCAACACGGCCATGGCGGCGCTGATGGAGTTCACCAACTTCCTGCACAGCGTCAAGGGGACCCCCTCAGGCAGCGGGCCGGTCTGGGAGGAGGCCATCCAGGCGCTGCTGCTGATGCTGGCGCCCTTTGTCCCGCACATCGCTGAGGAGCTGTGGGCCAGAACCGGGCGTCCCTATTCCATCCACCAGCAGGCCTGGCCGCAGTACGACCCGGAGCTGGCGCGGGCGGAGGAGGTCACGCTGGTGATCCAGGTCAACGGCAAGGTTCGGGACCGATTACAGGTGCCTTTCGACATCTCCGCGGAGGAGGCAAAGCGGCTGGCCCTTGAAAGCGAGCGGGTGCGCCGCGTCCTGGATGGACGCCCGCCCTCCGACGTAATCGTAGTGCCAGGCCGGCTGGTCAACGTGGTCGTCCGTTAA
- a CDS encoding branched-chain amino acid transaminase translates to MHVQASEVIWFNGEIVPWEAARVHVLTHALHYGSSVFEGIRAYATPEGPAVFCLDDHLRRLYDSCRIFRMEPPYETGVLRQAILTVVARNGHQACYIRPVVFRGLGSLSVDPRKSPVEVAVASFPWGRYLGEGALEEGVDVMVSSWRRVAPDTHPGMAKVGGNYVNSAFVAMEAADNGFAEGVVLDVQGYVSEGSGENVFVVRDGVVSTPPLSSSILPGVTRKVVLTLCADLGIPVREALLPREMLYVADEVFFTGTAAEITPVRSVDRIPVGAGRRGPITARLQEEFFALAEGRLPDRHGWRTPVRPAGVGAAPS, encoded by the coding sequence GTGCACGTGCAGGCGTCCGAGGTGATCTGGTTCAACGGCGAGATCGTCCCATGGGAGGCGGCCCGGGTGCACGTGCTGACGCACGCCCTGCACTACGGCAGCAGCGTCTTCGAGGGCATCCGCGCCTATGCCACCCCGGAGGGTCCGGCGGTGTTCTGCCTGGACGACCACCTGCGCCGTCTCTACGACTCCTGCCGGATCTTCCGCATGGAACCGCCCTATGAGACGGGGGTGCTGCGCCAGGCCATTCTAACGGTGGTGGCGCGTAACGGGCACCAGGCCTGCTACATCCGCCCGGTGGTCTTCCGCGGCCTGGGGTCGCTCAGCGTGGACCCACGCAAGTCGCCCGTGGAGGTGGCGGTGGCCTCCTTCCCCTGGGGACGCTACCTGGGGGAGGGGGCGCTGGAAGAGGGCGTGGATGTCATGGTCTCGTCCTGGCGACGCGTGGCTCCGGACACCCACCCGGGAATGGCCAAGGTGGGCGGCAACTACGTCAACTCCGCCTTCGTGGCCATGGAGGCGGCCGACAACGGTTTCGCCGAGGGGGTGGTCCTGGACGTGCAGGGCTATGTCAGCGAGGGTTCCGGGGAGAACGTCTTCGTGGTGAGGGACGGCGTCGTCTCCACCCCGCCGCTGTCCAGCTCTATCCTCCCGGGGGTCACCCGGAAGGTGGTGTTGACACTGTGCGCCGACCTGGGCATCCCCGTACGGGAGGCCCTGCTACCGCGGGAGATGCTGTACGTGGCTGACGAGGTCTTCTTCACCGGTACCGCCGCCGAGATCACCCCGGTCCGCTCTGTGGACCGGATTCCGGTGGGCGCCGGAAGGCGCGGGCCGATAACCGCACGCCTGCAGGAGGAGTTCTTCGCCCTGGCCGAGGGACGGCTGCCCGACCGCCACGGCTGGCGCACCCCTGTGCGGCCGGCGGGAGTGGGCGCAGCCCCGTCATAG
- a CDS encoding MogA/MoaB family molybdenum cofactor biosynthesis protein, whose product MATLAGRRVAVLTVSDSVSAGRQPDTSGDAIVEMLAAARAVVAARDVLPDNREAIAARLRAYADDLKVDLVLTTGGSGVAPRDVTPEATLDVVQRLVPGLPEAARARTQDASPLAILSRGVAGIRGRTLILNLPGSPRGAREWLEVLAPVLPHALELLGEQPPPWGVPHRP is encoded by the coding sequence GTGGCCACCCTGGCCGGGCGGCGCGTGGCCGTCCTCACCGTGAGCGACAGCGTATCCGCCGGGCGACAGCCTGACACCAGTGGGGACGCGATCGTGGAGATGCTGGCTGCAGCCCGGGCGGTGGTCGCGGCGCGCGACGTGCTGCCCGATAACCGCGAGGCCATCGCCGCCCGCCTGCGGGCCTACGCCGACGACCTAAAAGTGGATCTGGTGCTGACCACCGGTGGCAGCGGGGTGGCGCCCAGAGACGTCACCCCGGAGGCGACACTGGACGTGGTGCAGCGTCTGGTCCCCGGGCTGCCCGAGGCCGCCCGCGCCCGCACCCAGGACGCGAGCCCGTTGGCTATCCTCTCTCGCGGAGTTGCCGGGATCCGCGGGCGGACGCTGATTCTAAACCTGCCGGGCAGTCCCCGGGGGGCGCGGGAGTGGCTGGAGGTGCTGGCACCGGTCCTGCCGCACGCGCTGGAACTGCTCGGGGAGCAGCCTCCGCCCTGGGGGGTCCCGCACCGCCCTTGA